A stretch of the Panthera uncia isolate 11264 chromosome E2 unlocalized genomic scaffold, Puncia_PCG_1.0 HiC_scaffold_20, whole genome shotgun sequence genome encodes the following:
- the PARD6A gene encoding partitioning defective 6 homolog alpha isoform X1, giving the protein MARPQRTPARSPDNIVEVKSKFDAEFRRFALPRASVSGFQEFSRLLRAVHQIPGLDVLLGYTDAHGDLLPLTNDDSLHRALASGPPPLRLLVQKRAEADSSGLAFASNSLQRRKKGLLLRPVAPLRTRPPLLISLPQDFRQVSSVIDVDLLPETHRRVRLHKHGSDRPLGFYIRDGMSVRVAPQGLERVPGIFISRLVRGGLAESTGLLAVSDEILEVNGIEVAGKTLDQVTDMMVANSHNLIVTVKPANQHNNVVRGASGRLTGPPSAGPGPAEAESDDDSSDLVIENRQPPCSNGLSQGPPCWDLRQGPLLPSARSSLPSLDQEQASAGWGSSMRGDGSGFSL; this is encoded by the exons ATGGCCAGGCCGCAGAGGACTCCGGCGCGCAGTCCAGACAACATCGTCGAGGTGAAGAGCAAA TTTGATGCTGAGTTCCGACGCTTCGCGCTGCCCCGCGCTTCGGTGAGTGGCTTCCAAGAATTTTCGCGGTTGCTGCGTGCAGTGCACCAGATCCCGGGCCTGGACGTGCTGCTTGGCTATACAGATGCTCACGGCGACCTACTGCCCCTCACCAACGACGACAGCCTGCACCGGGCCCTGGCCAGCGGGCCCCCACCGCTGCGCCTGCTAGTACAGAAGCGGG CAGAAGCCGACTCCAGTGGCCTGGCCTTTGCCTCCAACTCTCTGCAACGGCGCAAGAAAGGGCTTCTACTTCGGCCAGTGGCACCCCTGCGCACCCGGCCACCCCTGCTAATTAGCCTGCCCCAAGATTTCCGCCAGGTTTCTTCAGTCATAGATGTGGACCTACTGCCTGAGACACACCGAAGGGTGCGGCTGCACAAGCATGGCTCTGACCGTCCCCTTGGTTTCTACATCCGAGATGGCATGAGTGTACGTGTAGCTCCCCAGGGCCTGGAACGGGTTCCAGGCATCTTCATCTCCCGCCTGGTACGAGGGGGCCTGGCTGAGAGTACAGGGCTGCTGGCAGTCAGTGATGAGATCCTCGAGGTCAATGGTATTGAGGTCGCTGGGAAGACCTTGGACCAAGTGACGGACATGATGGTCGCCAACAGCCACAACCTCATTGTCACTGTCAAGCCAGCCAATCAGCACAATAATGTGGTGCGTGGGGCTTCTGGTCGTCTGACAGGGCCTCCCTctgctgggcctgggcctgcTGAGGCCGAAAGTGACGATGACAGCAGTGATCTGGTCATTGAGAACCGCCAGCCTCCCTGTTCCAATGGGCTGTCTCAAGGGCCTCCATGCTGGGACCTGCGCCAGGGCCCCCTACTTCCCAGTGCCCgcagctctctgccctccctggatCAAGAGCAGGCCAGCGCTGGCTGGGGAAGTAGCATGAGAGGAGATGGTAGTGGCTTTAGCCTCTGA
- the ACD gene encoding adrenocortical dysplasia protein homolog isoform X2, protein MAQTPGPCSEIPWCIPGMAGSGSLVLRPWIRELVLGSDTLSSPQAGQLLEVLREAEAPGPSRAPDSSDVAATLLVSDGTHSVRCLVTWETLDASDWEEKEFGFRGAEGRLLLLQDCGVRVQVAQGGAPAEFYLQVNRFSLLPTEQPRERVIGCNQDPDVQKKLYDCLEEHLSESISPSAGLSLSQLLDEVQEDQEHRGALVHLAESCLMLAGPYTAPPLTRWTSSHHTTTGEAVYTVPSSWLHISENDQRVLSSLGPDPELPPPDPALEDLSLTLISPSSPTSSGTPALPGHMSSEESGASISLLPALSLAASDPVQKGSSRPVPAICSAPGPLPPSSIHPSRGARSPLLSCAPSLSPLGHVPSPRQAIVTRSQKPNLEFKELGLPPKNRQHSPRTKTTTGALESSPVGAPLQIPHHLQDPPKKHRDGSAFQYEYEPPCTSLCAQVQAVRLPPQLVAWALHLLMEPQLESELTQV, encoded by the exons ATGGCCCAAACGCCGGGCCCCTGCTCGGAGATACCCTG GTGCATCCCGGGAATGGCAGGCTCGGGGAGCTTGGTCCTGCGGCCCTGGATTCGAGAGCTGGTCCTGGGGTCAGATACACTGTCAAGTCCGCAGGCGGGGCAGCTGCTAGAG GTGCTACGAGAGGCCGAGGCTCCGGGCCCGTCCCGCGCCCCTGACTCGTCTGATGTCGCGGCCACACTGCTTGTGTCTGACGGGACCCACAGTGTCCGATGCCTAGTGACGTGGGAGACCCTGGACGCCTCGGATTG ggaggagaaggagttCGGCTTCCGAGGGGCAGAAGgccggctgctgctgctgcaggatTGTGGGGTCCGCGTCCAAGTCGCCCAAGGCGGCGCG CCCGCGGAGTTCTACCTCCAGGTGAACCGCTTCAGCCTGCTGCCCACTGAGCAGCCCCGGGAACGGGTGATTGGTTG caaccAAGACCCGGATGTGCAGAAAAAGCTCTATGACTGTTTGGA GGAGCACCTTTCAGAGTCCATCTCCCCCAGTGCAG GCCTTTCACTGTCCCAACTTCTGGATGAGGTGCAGGAGGACCAGGAGCATCGGGGGGCGTTAGTGCACCTGGCTGAGAGCTGTCTGATGCTGGCAGGCCCTTACACAGCACCCCCTCTTACCCGCTGGACCTCCTCCCACCATACGACCACG GGAGAAGCTGTGTACACTGTCCCCAGCTCATGGCTGCACATCTCTGAGAATGACCAGCGAGTTCTGAGCTCTCTGGGCCCAG ACCCTGAGCTGCCCCCACCAGACCCAGCTCTGGAGGACCTATCGCTGACCCTGATCTCTCCTTCCTCACCTACGTCCTCAG GAACCCCTGCTTTACCCGGCCACATGTCCTCTGAGGAAAGCGGTGCCAGCATCAGCCTTCTGCCTGCCCTGTCCTTGGCTGCTTCAGACCCAGTGCAGAAGGGCAGCTCCCGGCCTGTGCCAGCCATCTGTTCAGcccctggccccctgccccccagttcCATACACCCTAGCCGTGGAGCCAGATCCCCACTCCTGAGCTGTGCCCCAAGTCTCTCACCCCTTGGTCATGTACCCAGTCCACGTCAGGCCATTGTAACCAGGTCCCAGAAACCTAACTTGGAGTTCAAGGAGCTAGGATTGCCCCCCAAGAACCGGCAACACTCTCCAAGGACAAAAACGACCACAGGAGCCCTGGAGTCCAGCCCTGTTGGG GCCCCTCTCCAGATACCACACCACCTTCAGGACCCTCCAAAGAAGCATCGTGATGGTTCTGCCTTCCAATATGAGTATGAGCCACCCTGCACCTCCCTCTGTGCCCAGGTGCAAGCTGTCAG gcttcctccccagcttgtggcCTGGGCCTTGCACCTTCTGATGGAGCCACAGCTGGAGTCTGAGCTCACCCAGGTGTGA
- the ACD gene encoding adrenocortical dysplasia protein homolog isoform X1, which translates to MAQTPGPCSEIPWCIPGMAGSGSLVLRPWIRELVLGSDTLSSPQAGQLLEVLREAEAPGPSRAPDSSDVAATLLVSDGTHSVRCLVTWETLDASDWEEKEFGFRGAEGRLLLLQDCGVRVQVAQGGAPAEFYLQVNRFSLLPTEQPRERVIGCNQDPDVQKKLYDCLEEHLSESISPSAGLSLSQLLDEVQEDQEHRGALVHLAESCLMLAGPYTAPPLTRWTSSHHTTTGEAVYTVPSSWLHISENDQRVLSSLGPGQRTQDPELPPPDPALEDLSLTLISPSSPTSSGTPALPGHMSSEESGASISLLPALSLAASDPVQKGSSRPVPAICSAPGPLPPSSIHPSRGARSPLLSCAPSLSPLGHVPSPRQAIVTRSQKPNLEFKELGLPPKNRQHSPRTKTTTGALESSPVGAPLQIPHHLQDPPKKHRDGSAFQYEYEPPCTSLCAQVQAVRLPPQLVAWALHLLMEPQLESELTQV; encoded by the exons ATGGCCCAAACGCCGGGCCCCTGCTCGGAGATACCCTG GTGCATCCCGGGAATGGCAGGCTCGGGGAGCTTGGTCCTGCGGCCCTGGATTCGAGAGCTGGTCCTGGGGTCAGATACACTGTCAAGTCCGCAGGCGGGGCAGCTGCTAGAG GTGCTACGAGAGGCCGAGGCTCCGGGCCCGTCCCGCGCCCCTGACTCGTCTGATGTCGCGGCCACACTGCTTGTGTCTGACGGGACCCACAGTGTCCGATGCCTAGTGACGTGGGAGACCCTGGACGCCTCGGATTG ggaggagaaggagttCGGCTTCCGAGGGGCAGAAGgccggctgctgctgctgcaggatTGTGGGGTCCGCGTCCAAGTCGCCCAAGGCGGCGCG CCCGCGGAGTTCTACCTCCAGGTGAACCGCTTCAGCCTGCTGCCCACTGAGCAGCCCCGGGAACGGGTGATTGGTTG caaccAAGACCCGGATGTGCAGAAAAAGCTCTATGACTGTTTGGA GGAGCACCTTTCAGAGTCCATCTCCCCCAGTGCAG GCCTTTCACTGTCCCAACTTCTGGATGAGGTGCAGGAGGACCAGGAGCATCGGGGGGCGTTAGTGCACCTGGCTGAGAGCTGTCTGATGCTGGCAGGCCCTTACACAGCACCCCCTCTTACCCGCTGGACCTCCTCCCACCATACGACCACG GGAGAAGCTGTGTACACTGTCCCCAGCTCATGGCTGCACATCTCTGAGAATGACCAGCGAGTTCTGAGCTCTCTGGGCCCAGGTCAGAGGACACAGG ACCCTGAGCTGCCCCCACCAGACCCAGCTCTGGAGGACCTATCGCTGACCCTGATCTCTCCTTCCTCACCTACGTCCTCAG GAACCCCTGCTTTACCCGGCCACATGTCCTCTGAGGAAAGCGGTGCCAGCATCAGCCTTCTGCCTGCCCTGTCCTTGGCTGCTTCAGACCCAGTGCAGAAGGGCAGCTCCCGGCCTGTGCCAGCCATCTGTTCAGcccctggccccctgccccccagttcCATACACCCTAGCCGTGGAGCCAGATCCCCACTCCTGAGCTGTGCCCCAAGTCTCTCACCCCTTGGTCATGTACCCAGTCCACGTCAGGCCATTGTAACCAGGTCCCAGAAACCTAACTTGGAGTTCAAGGAGCTAGGATTGCCCCCCAAGAACCGGCAACACTCTCCAAGGACAAAAACGACCACAGGAGCCCTGGAGTCCAGCCCTGTTGGG GCCCCTCTCCAGATACCACACCACCTTCAGGACCCTCCAAAGAAGCATCGTGATGGTTCTGCCTTCCAATATGAGTATGAGCCACCCTGCACCTCCCTCTGTGCCCAGGTGCAAGCTGTCAG gcttcctccccagcttgtggcCTGGGCCTTGCACCTTCTGATGGAGCCACAGCTGGAGTCTGAGCTCACCCAGGTGTGA
- the ACD gene encoding adrenocortical dysplasia protein homolog isoform X3 encodes MAQTPGPCSEIPWCIPGMAGSGSLVLRPWIRELVLGSDTLSSPQAGQLLEVLREAEAPGPSRAPDSSDVAATLLVSDGTHSVRCLVTWETLDASDWEEKEFGFRGAEGRLLLLQDCGVRVQVAQGGAPAEFYLQVNRFSLLPTEQPRERVIGCNQDPDVQKKLYDCLEEHLSESISPSAGLSLSQLLDEVQEDQEHRGALVHLAESCLMLAGPYTAPPLTRWTSSHHTTTGEAVYTVPSSWLHISENDQRVLSSLGPGQRTQDPELPPPDPALEDLSLTLISPSSPTSSGTPALPGHMSSEESGASISLLPALSLAASDPVQKGSSRPVPAICSAPGPLPPSSIHPSRGARSPLLSCAPSLSPLGHVPSPRQAIVTRSQKPNLEFKELGLPPKNRQHSPRTKTTTGALESSPVGDPPKKHRDGSAFQYEYEPPCTSLCAQVQAVRLPPQLVAWALHLLMEPQLESELTQV; translated from the exons ATGGCCCAAACGCCGGGCCCCTGCTCGGAGATACCCTG GTGCATCCCGGGAATGGCAGGCTCGGGGAGCTTGGTCCTGCGGCCCTGGATTCGAGAGCTGGTCCTGGGGTCAGATACACTGTCAAGTCCGCAGGCGGGGCAGCTGCTAGAG GTGCTACGAGAGGCCGAGGCTCCGGGCCCGTCCCGCGCCCCTGACTCGTCTGATGTCGCGGCCACACTGCTTGTGTCTGACGGGACCCACAGTGTCCGATGCCTAGTGACGTGGGAGACCCTGGACGCCTCGGATTG ggaggagaaggagttCGGCTTCCGAGGGGCAGAAGgccggctgctgctgctgcaggatTGTGGGGTCCGCGTCCAAGTCGCCCAAGGCGGCGCG CCCGCGGAGTTCTACCTCCAGGTGAACCGCTTCAGCCTGCTGCCCACTGAGCAGCCCCGGGAACGGGTGATTGGTTG caaccAAGACCCGGATGTGCAGAAAAAGCTCTATGACTGTTTGGA GGAGCACCTTTCAGAGTCCATCTCCCCCAGTGCAG GCCTTTCACTGTCCCAACTTCTGGATGAGGTGCAGGAGGACCAGGAGCATCGGGGGGCGTTAGTGCACCTGGCTGAGAGCTGTCTGATGCTGGCAGGCCCTTACACAGCACCCCCTCTTACCCGCTGGACCTCCTCCCACCATACGACCACG GGAGAAGCTGTGTACACTGTCCCCAGCTCATGGCTGCACATCTCTGAGAATGACCAGCGAGTTCTGAGCTCTCTGGGCCCAGGTCAGAGGACACAGG ACCCTGAGCTGCCCCCACCAGACCCAGCTCTGGAGGACCTATCGCTGACCCTGATCTCTCCTTCCTCACCTACGTCCTCAG GAACCCCTGCTTTACCCGGCCACATGTCCTCTGAGGAAAGCGGTGCCAGCATCAGCCTTCTGCCTGCCCTGTCCTTGGCTGCTTCAGACCCAGTGCAGAAGGGCAGCTCCCGGCCTGTGCCAGCCATCTGTTCAGcccctggccccctgccccccagttcCATACACCCTAGCCGTGGAGCCAGATCCCCACTCCTGAGCTGTGCCCCAAGTCTCTCACCCCTTGGTCATGTACCCAGTCCACGTCAGGCCATTGTAACCAGGTCCCAGAAACCTAACTTGGAGTTCAAGGAGCTAGGATTGCCCCCCAAGAACCGGCAACACTCTCCAAGGACAAAAACGACCACAGGAGCCCTGGAGTCCAGCCCTGTTGGG GACCCTCCAAAGAAGCATCGTGATGGTTCTGCCTTCCAATATGAGTATGAGCCACCCTGCACCTCCCTCTGTGCCCAGGTGCAAGCTGTCAG gcttcctccccagcttgtggcCTGGGCCTTGCACCTTCTGATGGAGCCACAGCTGGAGTCTGAGCTCACCCAGGTGTGA
- the PARD6A gene encoding partitioning defective 6 homolog alpha isoform X2, translating to MARPQRTPARSPDNIVEVKSKFDAEFRRFALPRASVSGFQEFSRLLRAVHQIPGLDVLLGYTDAHGDLLPLTNDDSLHRALASGPPPLRLLVQKREADSSGLAFASNSLQRRKKGLLLRPVAPLRTRPPLLISLPQDFRQVSSVIDVDLLPETHRRVRLHKHGSDRPLGFYIRDGMSVRVAPQGLERVPGIFISRLVRGGLAESTGLLAVSDEILEVNGIEVAGKTLDQVTDMMVANSHNLIVTVKPANQHNNVVRGASGRLTGPPSAGPGPAEAESDDDSSDLVIENRQPPCSNGLSQGPPCWDLRQGPLLPSARSSLPSLDQEQASAGWGSSMRGDGSGFSL from the exons ATGGCCAGGCCGCAGAGGACTCCGGCGCGCAGTCCAGACAACATCGTCGAGGTGAAGAGCAAA TTTGATGCTGAGTTCCGACGCTTCGCGCTGCCCCGCGCTTCGGTGAGTGGCTTCCAAGAATTTTCGCGGTTGCTGCGTGCAGTGCACCAGATCCCGGGCCTGGACGTGCTGCTTGGCTATACAGATGCTCACGGCGACCTACTGCCCCTCACCAACGACGACAGCCTGCACCGGGCCCTGGCCAGCGGGCCCCCACCGCTGCGCCTGCTAGTACAGAAGCGGG AAGCCGACTCCAGTGGCCTGGCCTTTGCCTCCAACTCTCTGCAACGGCGCAAGAAAGGGCTTCTACTTCGGCCAGTGGCACCCCTGCGCACCCGGCCACCCCTGCTAATTAGCCTGCCCCAAGATTTCCGCCAGGTTTCTTCAGTCATAGATGTGGACCTACTGCCTGAGACACACCGAAGGGTGCGGCTGCACAAGCATGGCTCTGACCGTCCCCTTGGTTTCTACATCCGAGATGGCATGAGTGTACGTGTAGCTCCCCAGGGCCTGGAACGGGTTCCAGGCATCTTCATCTCCCGCCTGGTACGAGGGGGCCTGGCTGAGAGTACAGGGCTGCTGGCAGTCAGTGATGAGATCCTCGAGGTCAATGGTATTGAGGTCGCTGGGAAGACCTTGGACCAAGTGACGGACATGATGGTCGCCAACAGCCACAACCTCATTGTCACTGTCAAGCCAGCCAATCAGCACAATAATGTGGTGCGTGGGGCTTCTGGTCGTCTGACAGGGCCTCCCTctgctgggcctgggcctgcTGAGGCCGAAAGTGACGATGACAGCAGTGATCTGGTCATTGAGAACCGCCAGCCTCCCTGTTCCAATGGGCTGTCTCAAGGGCCTCCATGCTGGGACCTGCGCCAGGGCCCCCTACTTCCCAGTGCCCgcagctctctgccctccctggatCAAGAGCAGGCCAGCGCTGGCTGGGGAAGTAGCATGAGAGGAGATGGTAGTGGCTTTAGCCTCTGA